DNA sequence from the Roseofilum casamattae BLCC-M143 genome:
ACGATCGTGAAATTGATGGTTATATCACTTGGCTTCCTGTTACAGATTTTTCTAAAAACGATCTGTTGAATTTGGGAAACCAAGAAATGTTGGAATACTTGGCAATTATCAAGCAAGAGATAAACTTAAATATTATTTGGGAAGACAACCAAATTTATCAATTGGCAGTCAATTTAGTTCGAGAACAGTTTCCCAAAGATTTTAGAGTGGCTCTCAGCATAGCCTGTGCGATCGCAAATGAGATAGACTTTATTATTACCGAAAAAAATCGAGATATCTATGAAGAAATTATACGCGGATCGAAATTGAAAAGCAAAATACCAAATTATTTACGAGTTTGTTCGATTGCAGAGTTTATTCTAGAAAGAGAAAAATATGAAAAACTAACAAATTTATTAAGTCAACAAAATTGGCAAGCCGCTAATTCTGAAACTTGTCAACTAATATTAAAAGCTGTTGATAAATTAGGGCAGTCTAAACTCAAGGGCAATGATATTGAGAATATTCCTTGTCTGGATTTAAATATTATCGATCGACTTTGGAAAGAATATTCTCAAGAACGTTTTGGATTCACTATTCAAGCAACAATATGGAATGAAGTAACAGAGAATTATGGAATGTTTTGCGAGCAGATAGGTTGGAGCGATCGCGAGCAAGACGTGCTAAATAATTATCTCGATATTGAAGACCCAAAGCAAGTTCCACCGGGATACCTTCCGTCATTGATTACTTCTTTAGACTTAGAGAATCCCAGGATAAAGCATTACATTTGTCAATTGGCTTATGAATCTCTATTCCAGCAGCTAAAAACATGTACCGAAAACAAACATCCATCATCAGGAGATAATTAATATGGAAAGTAAAAATGAAATTACTAAGCTGATTTATAAATATGATGGTAATGTTAACTCTAGTGTCTATAAAATGACATTAGAAAAACTACGGCAAAGACTTAATTTTTCTCTCGAAGAATATTCATCCATTGAATCCATTCAACAAGAAAAATACCAGAAAGGACAACTAGATCATCAAAAATATGAAAAAATTTTCTTAGAGAAGTATAAAGAGCAAAATCCTATCCCAGTAAAAACTCGCCAAGAATTGAGAGATGTTCAAAAATATCTCGACCTTACTGATGAAGATATTGAATTGATTGAAAATAAGGTTGTGAATCGCGAGCGATCGCGCCCGACAAAAGTAAGCAGCAAACAAAAAAATATCCCGATTAAAAAAATTAGCTTGGCTGCCATATTGTTGTTTTTAATTGGGGTTTTTATAGTACAGTTTTCAAATTCAAAAAAACAATATAATCTATGTTCTGAGGTGAAAAGTTATCAATCTAATCCTCAAGGAGACAGAAGAAGTATAGGCTCAAAATTCTTTATACAAGAAAAT
Encoded proteins:
- a CDS encoding GUN4 domain-containing protein, with product MTRILLQEDILIESFKRCVLSEPEEEDLFVYNFEKLIDLLDDREIDGYITWLPVTDFSKNDLLNLGNQEMLEYLAIIKQEINLNIIWEDNQIYQLAVNLVREQFPKDFRVALSIACAIANEIDFIITEKNRDIYEEIIRGSKLKSKIPNYLRVCSIAEFILEREKYEKLTNLLSQQNWQAANSETCQLILKAVDKLGQSKLKGNDIENIPCLDLNIIDRLWKEYSQERFGFTIQATIWNEVTENYGMFCEQIGWSDREQDVLNNYLDIEDPKQVPPGYLPSLITSLDLENPRIKHYICQLAYESLFQQLKTCTENKHPSSGDN